From the Rhizomicrobium palustre genome, the window CCCTTCAAGGGGGATCACCCCTTAGATTCCCGCATACCAGCTATAGCCCTGGTCTTCCCAATAGCCGCCGCGGCCTCCGCCGATACCATCAAGCGCCGATACAAGCTCGATTTTATTGATGTATTTCGCCATTTTATAGCCGAGTTGGCGCTCCGCCCGAAGTCGCACCGGCGCACCATTGGCAATTGGCAATGGCCGTTCATTAAGCTCATAAGCGAGAATTGTTTGCGGGTGCGTGGCCTCGAGAAGGTCGAGACTCTCGTAATAAAGCTGTGGTACCTCCTCGGGACCGGCCATATTGTCTGCGCAGTAAAAGACGACGTAACGGGCCGCCGCTTTTGGCTTTGCCGCAGCCAGAACGCTCGCCAAGGGTGTGCCCTTCCATTGCCCTATGCAGCTCCAGCCCTCAACGCAATCATGACGCGTTATCTGCGTGCGGGCGGGAAAGGCTTTCAGCGCATCCAGGGTCAGTAACAGCGGCCGTTCCACTAAGCCCATAACGGGAATCTTCCAGTTCTTAAAACCGTTTGCGGCGTGGCTGCTATAATTCTCCCCTTCGGGGCGAAGCGTGCCGTTGGCGCGGAAGACCGGCGCGATATCGGCCTTACTGAATTCCGGCGCCAAGGCATGGCCGCCTGCGAAAAGCCGCTGGGCGCGCCGCGTCAGATGTTCCACCTCATGTAAGAGATCAGACACCCACCGCTTTTCGGAAAGCCGCGAGCAGCCTGCAAGGCCGACTCCGAGTAAGCCAAGGCTCGCCCCGGCGCGGGTCAGAAATTTACGACGACCATCATTGCGCTCCTCAGCCATGGTCTTCCTCCGTCACCCGATACCGGCCCGTAATCATGGATCTCAAATTGTTCCAGGCGCCCGACAAAATCACCATGGCGATATGGATGAGGAAAAATCCGAAAAACGAAAAGGCACAGAGAAAGTGAATGGTGCGGGCGCTTTGCCGTCCGCCAAACAACGCCAATAGTCCAGGCACGGCGGCATCCATGGTCGGCGACATGGTGAGCCCGGTCAGTAAGACGAGCGGCCCAAGCCCGAAGATCACGACCGTGTAGGAAATCTTTTGCAGCACGTTGTAACGGGCGGTGTGGGCGAAGCGCAGCCTGAGATGATCCAGAATATCGCGCGGCAGGGCACGCCAATCCTCCCCTTTGGGAAGGAGGTCGCGGGTCAGATGTCGGCGGGCGACGGCCCAAAGCGCGAAAACAAGCCCGTTGAGAATGAAGATCCAGGCAAAGGCGAAATGCCAAAGCCGCCCCATCGCCAGCCATTGCGGGCCGGGCAGGGTGGCCCAGGCGGGAAAGCCGCGCGCCGTGACCATTCCTTCGCTCTCAGAGGCGCCGAACAGCCCCGTGGTGTTGAAGGCGCGGTCCCCGATAGTGGTCACGCCCTTGATCCCATTCGCCCCCTCCTCAGCCGTCATGGAGAGCAGGGGGTGGTCGAAATCGGAGGTTTTGCCCCAGTAAAGCGCCGGGTGGGCATTGAAAATCTGCAGCCCGCTCATGAAAAGGACGATGAGACAACCGGCATTGATCCAGTGGGAAAGGCGCACCACCAGCGTGTGGCGCTCGACCAGCGGCCCCGCCGGGCCGCGGATTTTGGCCCAAAAGCCTTTCATCTGTTGCCCCTCCTAGCCTGCACGAATATTCTGGCATCGTAACAGCGCCCGGCCGGCCTTGCGATGCGTTGCCACCGGTAGACTGTCGTGAATAGACATTCGTTTGGCGGGCTGTTTAGTTACACCACAGTGACCCAGCCAGGGTCCGAGCCCAGGAACTTCCCCATGTCCAAGCCCCTCCATCTCGATCCCGACCGTTTCTTTCAAGCTGATGGCGTTACCGGTAACATTGCGCGCCGGCTCTTCGCCGAGATCGAAAATCTTCCGATCATTTCTCCCCATGGCCATACCGACCCGTCCTGGTTCGCGAACGACACGCCGTTCGAGGATGCGACCAGCCTCTTTCTCTGGCCGGACCACTACGTCCATCGCATGCTCTACAGCCAGGGAATCAAGCTGACCCAACTGGGCATGGCGCCCAAGGGCGGCACCGCCGAGCCCGACCGCCGCAAGGCCTGGAAGATTTTCGCCGAGCATTATTATCTCTTCCGCGGCACCCCCTCGCGCACCTGGCTCGACCACGCTTTCTCGACCGTGTTTGGCATTGACGTGCGCCTGGATGGCGAGACTGCCGATCACTATTACGATGTGATCAAGGAGAAGCTGGCGACGCCCGCGTTCAAGCCGCGCGCCCTCTTCAAGCGCTTCAACATCGAGCTTCTGGCGACCACCGAAGGCGCCACCGATCCCTTGGTGCATCATCAGAAGATCAAGAAGGAATGGGATGGCCGTGTCATCACCACCTTCCGCCCCGATGGCGTGGTCAATCCCGATATCGATGGCTTTGCCAAGAACATGGCCGATCTCGCCGAGATCACTCATGAAGACGTTGCCACCTGGAAAGGCTATCTCGCCGCGTTGAGGAACCGCCGCCAGTATTTCCGCGAAATGGGCGGCGCGACTGCGACCGATCATGGTCATCCCACGCCGATCACCGCCGATTTGCCGGAAGTGGAATGCCAGCGCATGCTCGATCGCGCCCTAAAGGGTGCGTTGACGCCGACCGAGGCTGAGATGTTCCGCGGCCAGATGCTGACCGAGATGGCGCTGATGTCCATCGAAGACGGCATGACCATGCAGATTCACCCCGGCTCTTTCCGCAATCACAATGCGGAACTTTTCGCGGGCTATGGCCCGGATCGCGGCGCCGATATCCCGATGCGCGCCTCTTATGTCGATAATCTGAAGCCCTTGCTCGACAAGGTCGGCAATCGCAGCGATCTCACCATCCTGCTCTTCACCCTGGATGAATCGAACTACGCGCGCGAGCTGGCCCCGCTTGCTGGTCACTATCCCTGCCTGACGCTGGGCCCGGCATGGTGGTTCCATGATTCACCGGAAGGCATGATCCGCTTCCGTCGCAACTGCACGGAAACGGCTGGCTTCTACAACACCGCAGGCTTCAACGACGATACCCGCGCCTTCCTCTCCATCCCGGCTCGCCATAACGTCGCCCGCCGCATGGATTGCGTCTATCTCGCCGAGCTTGTCGCCACCAAGCGCTTGCCGGAAGAGGAGGCGGTCGAAGTCGCCAAGGCGCTTGCTTACGATCTGCCGAAAAAGGCCTATCACCTCTAGGCCCACAGTTAAGCCAACAAAAAAGCCCTCGCCGAAAGGCGGGGGCTTTTTCTTATCAGCTTTCAGGAAACGCTTATTTCTTCGCTTTTTTGGCCGCTTCCGCTTCGGCTGCAGCTTTGGCTTCCACCGCCTTCTGGGCGTCGGCGAGCTTATCCTTCAGGAATTGGCGGTCAGGATCGAGCGACACGGCATCTTTCAGCTTCTCCACCGCACCCGCCGGATCATCCTTCATCAGCAATTGCGCTTGAGCGACATCGAGGTTGATGCGCGCCGACTTATTGTCGGGCTGTACCTTCAAGACTTCCTCGAATTTGGCCACAGCGCCCGCGTAATCACCCGCTTTCAGCGCAGCAATACCATCGGCATTGGTCTTCTGGCCTTTGATGGCCATAAGATTGTCCTTGGCGGCCTGGAAGTTCGGCATCAGCGTCAGGGCTTCTTCCAGGTAGGCCACGGCGGCGGCATCGTTCTTGGCCTCGTGTTTGGCGACGGCGGCGGAGTTCAGCGTGCGCGCCGCGTTTTCCTTGAAGGATTTGTTCTTGGGCGCCAGTTGCAAAGCTTCGCGGTGCTTAAGCACGGCGTCGTCGAATTTGCCCGCTGCTTCCAGATCCAGCGCGGCGATTTCCGCGTCATCGGCGGCCGCTGAGCCGGCATAGGCGCTGTGCCAGCCCGTCACTGGTGCTGCCGCCAGAACTGCGGCAAGGCCAAGAATTTTAATCGAAATCCGCATAGCAATCTCCCCCGTTCCAGATTTTGTGGTTCCGGTTTTCCGAGCCGGAATTTTAGTGCAGTGTGTTTGCCTCGGCCACGCAGGCGACAATTATGTCGCATGGGGCCGGAGCGCCACGAGGCTTTCGCGTTCGGGCGCTATTATTCGGGTCCATTCGACAACAGAGGTGAGCCTATGCACATCCAGACAAGCTTCCTTTTCGATCTTGACGGGACGCTGGTCGACAGCGTGTACCAGCACGTGCTGGCCTGGATGGAGGCGCTGGATGCCGAAGGCGTCGATCTCTCCGTCTGGCGCATTCACCGCAAGATCGGCATGAGCGGGGGCCTGTTCGTCGATCAGTTCCTGCGTGAGACCGGTCTCACTACCACGCCGGAGCTCTTGAACCGCCTGCGCGAGCGCCACGCCGCTGCTTATAACCGCAACGTGCACATGGTGAAGCCGCTGCCGGGCGCCAAAGAACTGCTCGCGGCGCTCAGCGAGGGCGGCATTCCATGGGCCATCGCCACCTCGGGCCGGCTCGAGACCGCCAAGCCCAATCTCGATGCCTTGGGCGTCGATCCTTCCAAGAATGTCGTGATCACGCGCGACATGGTGCAATACGCCAAGCCCGACCCGGACCTGTTCCTGACCGCGGCGGGCAAGCTCAATGTGCCGATCACGAGCTGCATCGTCGTAGGCGATTCGATCTGGGATATGCTGGCGGCCTTGCGTTGCCGCGCCCTCGGTGTTGGGCTTTTGTCCGGCGGCTATGGCCAGGACGAGCTTGAGCGTTCCGGCGCCATGCGCGTCTATGAAGATCCCAAGGATCTGCTCAAGCATCTCGATGAAGTGGGCGGGCGGCGCTAACCGCCCTTTAGAGCTCCACCTGTGCGCCCAGCTCAACCACGCGGTTGGGCGGCAGGTGGTAGTAGCGCGCGGGCGCCAGTGCGGTGGCGGCGAGCCAGCGATAAAGCCACAGCCGCCAGCGCCCCAAGACGGGCTGCTCGGCTTCCACGATGGTGTAGCGGCCGAGAAAATAGCTCGTCATTTCCGGTTCGATGGCAAGGCCGAACTTGCGCGCTTCCAAAAGCGCCTTGGGGATGTCCGGCGTTTCGAAAAAGCCATGCCGGATTTGCACCGCATAAAAGCCCTTGCCGAGCTTTTCCACGTCTAGCCGTTTTTCCGGCGTCACCGTCGGCACTTCACAGACCTGTACGGTTAGAAGCACGACCCGCTCATGCAGCATGCGGTTATGCTTGAGATTGTGCAAAAGCTGGCCCGGCACCGAATCCTGGCGCGGCGCCAGGAACACGCCTGTGCCCTGCACGCGCACTGGAATGCGGTCCACGCTGGTCATGAAGGTCGAAAGGGCGATGGCATGGTCGCGCTGGCGGTCGGCCTGCGCTTTACGTCCGCGCCGCCAGGTATCCATCACCGCGAACACGCAGAAGGCCATGAAGAGGGGCAGCCAGCCGCCATCGAAAATCTTCAGCGCATTGGAGGCGAGGAAGGCGAAATCGATCAGAGCCAAAAGACCGAACACCGGCAGCACGAAAATAGGCTTCCAATGCCAGTGCTTGATGGCGACGATGCCGACCAGCACGGTGGAAAGCCCCATCACGCCTGTCACCGCGATGCCATAGGCCGCCGCCAGCGCGTTGGAGGTGCGGAAGATCAACACCACCAGCACCACGCCGATGCAGAGATAGAGGTTCATGCGCGGCACATAGATCTGGCCGGACTCATGCGCCGAGGTATGGCGGATTTCCATGCGCGGAAACTGGCCGAGCTGCACCGCCTGCTGGGTGATGGAATAAACGCCCGAGATCACCGCTTGGCTGGCGATGATGGTGGCGATGGTGGCCAGGATCACCAGGGGATAATGTGCCCAATGCGGTGCCACCGAATAAAAGGCGATCGGGGCGTTGGCCGGATCGCGTAGGATCGCCGCGCCTTGGCCGAAATAGGTTAGCACCAGCGCCGGAAAGACAAAGCACAGCCAGGCAAAACGGATCGGGCCTTTGCCGAAATGACCCATATCGGCATAGAGCGTCTCACAGCCCGTCACCGCCAGCACGATGGAGCCGAGCGCCACAAAGGCCGTCCACGGTTCCTCAACAAAGAGGTTGAGGCCATAAACGGGGTTCAGCGCGTAGAGGATTTGCGGCGTCTTGGTGATGGAGCCAAGCCCCAGCGCGGCCAGCACTAAAAACCACACCACCATGATCGGGCCGAAGAGGCGGCCCACTTGTTCCGTGCCCCGCGATTGCAACAGGAACAGCCAGATCAGGATGAAGAGCGACAAGGGCAGCACGAAGGGTTCGAAGCTTTTGCTTTCGACCGAAAGTCCTTCCACCGCCGAGAGCACGGAAATCGCAGGCGTCAGAATGCCGTCGCCGACAAACAGCGCGAGGCCGAAGATCGCCGCCATGGCGATGGCCATCTTGGCCTTGCGGCTCATGCGGTGGCAGCGATGGGCGAGCGAGGCAAGAGCCAGAATGCCGCCTTCGCCATCATTATCGGCGCGCATGATCAGGAGGACATACTTAACAGTCACCACCAGGATCAGTGCCCAGACGATCAGCGAGGTCACGCCCATGATCGCATCGGCGAGCGCCACATGGCGTCCGGCCGCCAAAGCGGATTCGCGCAGCGCGTAAAGCGGGCTGGTTCCGATATCGCCATAAACGATGCCCAAGGCACCTATGGTGAGGACCAGATTACGCTTGAATTTATCAGGTTGCGCCGGCGTAGCAGAGGCAGGCAGGACAGCGATATGTTCGCTCAAAGAATGGTGACGAGACGGGCTCGCTCCCGGTTGTTTCACGGCGGCTGACGCCATGCCTCGCGACGCTCGCGAAGGTCGCGGAACATATTCGCGTTTGTAGGCGGCGCAAGCGGCAAAAAGACCGATGCCCCCTCAAAATCCCTCTTTTGCCCGGAAATAAGGCACTCTTTTCTGCGAGGCACCTATGCGGAACTTGCAGGTGTAGACTTCCGAAGCGCAATCCTGCGTCCAGGCATGAATGTCGGCAGAATTTACCACGTGGGTCACCCCATCAGCCCTGCTGATGGTGCCGCCCGCATGTTGATGGCTCAACCATCAAGTTTTGGCCGGCTTGCCTCTGTTTCAGCTTGGCCGGGGTTTTACCGAAGGCACCCGTCTCATTTGCTTCAATCGGCCTTCTGGCTGGGGATCATAGAGGATGCACACAAAGGCGGGGAACGCGCTTACCCATTTCGCGTTGTCTTGCAGCGCCGGGTAGGGGCGTTGGCCTTGTCCCTACACCCGTTCTCTTGCGCTCTGCATGTATCAGGAGGGTGATGTAATGCACGGAAAGCCTGAAAAAGCGCAACGCGTAGCGGCAGTCTCGCGACTATGATCATTCGCGCTGGCTTTTCGATCTCCTTCACGTGTACGGCCCCGACGCCGATGCTGCTTTTGCTTAATGTGCGTCCCGAACGGGAAGCAGATTTGCTCGCGCCGGAGAATTTCCGAGCTTTTCCGGAGGTGCCTCTGCGGCGCTATCAGGACCGTTTCGGGAATACCTGCACGCGCCTTGTCGCGCCGGTGGGGCAGATTACCTTCACCAATGACTTCCTGATAGAGGACAGCGGCTTGCACGAGCTTCTGCCGATTGGCGCCCCAGAGGCGCCGGTGGATAGTTTGCCCGATGACATTCTTATGTACCTCATGGGCAGCCGGTACTGCGATACCCAGCGCTTGATGACCATCGCTTGGGAATTATTCGGTAATGTCGCGCCGGGATGGGCACGGGTGGAGGCGATCCTCAATTACACCCATAACCATCTCACTTTCGGCTACGGCTATGCCCGCAACGACCGCACCGCGTTTGACGCCTATGCCGAGCGTGTCGGCGTCTGCCGGGATTTCGCCCACCTCGCCATCACGCTATGCCGCTGCATGAATATCCCTGCCCGCTATTGCACAGGATACCTCGGCGATATCGGCGTCCCAGCCGATCCCAACCCGATGGACTTCTCGGCGTGGTTCGAGGTCTATCTTGGTGGCGCCTGGCACACGCTTGATGCCCGCCATAACGAGCCGCGGATCGGACGCATCTTGGTGGCGCGCGGTATGGATGCAACCGATACCGCCATCAGCATGGCTTTCGGCTCGGCGAACCTGTCGGAATTCACGGTTGTCACGGAAGAAGCGTCTGATCAGCAGACCGGCTTCCAAAGCGCGGACAATTCGGTCTCGACGTCTCTGGGTGTCGCGAGCTGACACAGCCGGACCTTGGCGGCGCGCCGGGCCTCTGCGTTTGCCGGATAGGGAGCCTGCTCGATGTAGGCGGCGAGATGTTTGCGGAACACACGCAGCCCGAAGCGCTCGCCATAGAAGTCTAGCGTATCGCGAAGATGCGCCAGAGCGATGGTAAGGCGCTCCTGCATTGCCGGTTCCTGCATCGGACGGTTGTCGTTCAGCGCCTGATCGATGGCCGCTGCGATCCAAGGACGTCCACACGCGCCGCGCCCGATCATCACCGCATCCGCGCCCGATAGCGCAAGGGCTTGGCGTGCGGAGACGTCATCAACGATATCGCCATTCACGATCACCGGCAGGCGCGTTGCCGCTTTCACGGCGGCCACCGCCGCCCAATCGCAGCTTCCCTTGTAAAACTGATTGCGGGTGCGCGCATGTACCGTCAGCGCTTTAACACCGGCATTTTCCGCCCGCACCGCGAGCTCGGGCGCGTTGCGGTTTGCATCATCCCAGCCCAGACGCATCTTCAAGGTAACCGGCCGCGTGGTGGCGCTGACAGCCGCCTCAATTAGCCGCTCGGCCTTGTCGAGATCTTGCATCAGAGCTGCGCCGCAGAGAACGCCCGTCACCTCGCGGGAGGGACAGCCCATATTGAGGTCGATAATGTCGGCGCCTGCCTCTTCCGCGAGTTTTGCGCCAAGCCCGATCCAATGCGCCTCACGCCCGACAAGCTGCACGATGTTGAGCGCCTCTCCGGAAGGCTCATCCATGGCGGCGCGCTGCACCACATCGCGGCGGCCTTGCGCGAGCTGATCTGCGGCCACCATTTCGGTCACGACATAGCGCGCGCCCTGCTGCGCCGCCGCCCGCCGGAAGGGAAGGTCCGAAACGCCGCTCATGGGGGCCACCAAAGCCCGCATGCCAATTGCGACACCGCCGATGGAAAAATCCGTCATGGGGGTGATGTGGCAGAGCAGCGGGCTGGGGGCAAGTCCATCCTCAGCCGCGCGGCAGGCGCTTAGGGTCGAAACCTGGCCCCATGTTCAAAATCGTGACCCGGCCAAAATCGATCACCTGTTCCCCGCTGCCCAAGAGCATACCCGCGCTCAGTGTGCCCACAGGGTAATCGCGTTTTGCGGTGCCCGAGACGTAATATGTCCGCCATTGCTTGCCGAGGATGCAATGGGTTTCGCGGCTGACATTCCGGCCCGAAACACCAGCCTCATAAATCTGCGCTGTCACCATCACAAGATCGCTGCCTTCGGCTGGCTTCTGCGCTCTGGCTTCAAATTTGAGAATCAGCACATCGCCCTTCTTCACCGCCATGGGAACAGCCGTCACCGTGCCCGCGTCCCAGAGGTTTTTCGGCTTGGGGATCACGCTAACCCTTTGGGCGGCGCCTTCTTTTGGCTCATCGGCGGTGACGTATTTCGCGCTGGCATTGCCCCAGACGATCCAGAAGACCCCGGGGGTGGACTTGGCAGCAAGATCCCCGCCCCATGCGGGAAGCACGGCGAAGGCCAGTAAGGCGAGGCCACGCCCGATGGCGTTGAAATGCTGTCTCATGGCGGGCGCCTTATTGTTGTGCCTTCGTATAATCCGTGTGCGCCCGTTAAGATCGGTAAAAAGACCTCTCGCGCGGGCCGAGAGTGGCCGAAAAGTCCGGTGGCGCGTATAAGTAGTTTCCCTCTGTACACGGATAGAAAGCATCAATGCTTTGCCGCCTAGGGTTAATCGTCCTGGAGCGGCGGACGGATGAACATCTATTGGCAGATCACAATCCTGGAAACGCTGGAGAACGTGGCGGTTTTTGCCGTCGCGGTGGTGGCGTTTGGACAGGTGTATCGAAATGCCAGCCGTCTCTTTCCCAAACATTCCTGGGCGGGGTCCGCCGCGGTAGGCGTGCTCTTCGGGCTTTCGACCTCGCTGTCTCTCTTGCTTCCCATCCATGTCGGTGGTGGGGCGCTGACGGGCACGGACTCTGCGCTTCTGGGGCTCGTGGGCTTTCTGGTCAGCCCGCTTGCCGCTTTGATCGCTTTCACGCTCTCCCTTGCCGCGGAATTCGTCTCAGCCCAGAGCGCTGAGCGTCTGGATCTGGTGAGCATCGCCATTTCGCTCTTCGCCACTTTGGCGGGGTTGGCAGGGCGCTTCGCCTTAAGCCTTGCGGGGCATAAGCGCCGGGCCTCTTACCTGCATCTGCCGGCTTTCGGCGTGTTGCTCGGCCTCTCTGCCACCGCCGCGACAGGGCTTGTCTATGGTGAAGCCGCGGCGCGGGACTGCGCCTCTGCTTCCATTCTTGCCGGGATCATGGCTGCCACCGCCCTTGGCACGCTGCTTATTCATGAAACCCGGCGCGATAGAGCCGAACGCGAACTGCGCGAAAGCGAGGCACGGCTTGCACTACAGACTCGGGAATTGGCGGCTGCCCGCGATGCGGCCGAGCGCGCCAATGAAGCCAAGAGCGCCTTCCTTGCCAATATGAGCCATGAGCTGCGTACGCCGCTCAATGCCATCATCGGCTTTTCCGAGATCATGTCGGGGGAGAGTTTCGGACCCTTGGGCTCGCAGCGGTACAGGGAGTATGCCTGCGATATCCATGATTCCGGGCTGCATCTGCTCAGCCTCATCAACGATCTTCTCGATGTCGCCAAAATCGAGGCGGGCCGGATGGATGTGCAGAAGAGCCGCGTGGATGTCTCGCAGGCCTTGGATGTTGTCGCACGGTTGATGACGGCGAAGCTGCGGGAAAAATCGCAATCTTTGCGTACCGAGATCGCCCCAGAAACGCCGCCGCTTTATGTCG encodes:
- the dusB gene encoding tRNA dihydrouridine synthase DusB: MTDFSIGGVAIGMRALVAPMSGVSDLPFRRAAAQQGARYVVTEMVAADQLAQGRRDVVQRAAMDEPSGEALNIVQLVGREAHWIGLGAKLAEEAGADIIDLNMGCPSREVTGVLCGAALMQDLDKAERLIEAAVSATTRPVTLKMRLGWDDANRNAPELAVRAENAGVKALTVHARTRNQFYKGSCDWAAVAAVKAATRLPVIVNGDIVDDVSARQALALSGADAVMIGRGACGRPWIAAAIDQALNDNRPMQEPAMQERLTIALAHLRDTLDFYGERFGLRVFRKHLAAYIEQAPYPANAEARRAAKVRLCQLATPRDVETELSALWKPVC
- a CDS encoding tetratricopeptide repeat protein, producing MRISIKILGLAAVLAAAPVTGWHSAYAGSAAADDAEIAALDLEAAGKFDDAVLKHREALQLAPKNKSFKENAARTLNSAAVAKHEAKNDAAAVAYLEEALTLMPNFQAAKDNLMAIKGQKTNADGIAALKAGDYAGAVAKFEEVLKVQPDNKSARINLDVAQAQLLMKDDPAGAVEKLKDAVSLDPDRQFLKDKLADAQKAVEAKAAAEAEAAKKAKK
- a CDS encoding molybdopterin-dependent oxidoreductase produces the protein MAEERNDGRRKFLTRAGASLGLLGVGLAGCSRLSEKRWVSDLLHEVEHLTRRAQRLFAGGHALAPEFSKADIAPVFRANGTLRPEGENYSSHAANGFKNWKIPVMGLVERPLLLTLDALKAFPARTQITRHDCVEGWSCIGQWKGTPLASVLAAAKPKAAARYVVFYCADNMAGPEEVPQLYYESLDLLEATHPQTILAYELNERPLPIANGAPVRLRAERQLGYKMAKYINKIELVSALDGIGGGRGGYWEDQGYSWYAGI
- a CDS encoding HAD family hydrolase encodes the protein MHIQTSFLFDLDGTLVDSVYQHVLAWMEALDAEGVDLSVWRIHRKIGMSGGLFVDQFLRETGLTTTPELLNRLRERHAAAYNRNVHMVKPLPGAKELLAALSEGGIPWAIATSGRLETAKPNLDALGVDPSKNVVITRDMVQYAKPDPDLFLTAAGKLNVPITSCIVVGDSIWDMLAALRCRALGVGLLSGGYGQDELERSGAMRVYEDPKDLLKHLDEVGGRR
- a CDS encoding transglutaminase-like domain-containing protein: MIIRAGFSISFTCTAPTPMLLLLNVRPEREADLLAPENFRAFPEVPLRRYQDRFGNTCTRLVAPVGQITFTNDFLIEDSGLHELLPIGAPEAPVDSLPDDILMYLMGSRYCDTQRLMTIAWELFGNVAPGWARVEAILNYTHNHLTFGYGYARNDRTAFDAYAERVGVCRDFAHLAITLCRCMNIPARYCTGYLGDIGVPADPNPMDFSAWFEVYLGGAWHTLDARHNEPRIGRILVARGMDATDTAISMAFGSANLSEFTVVTEEASDQQTGFQSADNSVSTSLGVAS
- a CDS encoding sensor histidine kinase; this encodes MNIYWQITILETLENVAVFAVAVVAFGQVYRNASRLFPKHSWAGSAAVGVLFGLSTSLSLLLPIHVGGGALTGTDSALLGLVGFLVSPLAALIAFTLSLAAEFVSAQSAERLDLVSIAISLFATLAGLAGRFALSLAGHKRRASYLHLPAFGVLLGLSATAATGLVYGEAAARDCASASILAGIMAATALGTLLIHETRRDRAERELRESEARLALQTRELAAARDAAERANEAKSAFLANMSHELRTPLNAIIGFSEIMSGESFGPLGSQRYREYACDIHDSGLHLLSLINDLLDVAKIEAGRMDVQKSRVDVSQALDVVARLMTAKLREKSQSLRTEIAPETPPLYVDERAFKQVMLNILSNAVKFTQLGGEIALLAEPGEEGGVEIRCIDNGRGIPKDRLEAVFSPFNQIDARFDRVEGGTGLGLSLVRGLVKLNGGKVWLESDAGKGCTVVLVLPAAPPEAATAAA
- a CDS encoding cytochrome b/b6 domain-containing protein — translated: MKGFWAKIRGPAGPLVERHTLVVRLSHWINAGCLIVLFMSGLQIFNAHPALYWGKTSDFDHPLLSMTAEEGANGIKGVTTIGDRAFNTTGLFGASESEGMVTARGFPAWATLPGPQWLAMGRLWHFAFAWIFILNGLVFALWAVARRHLTRDLLPKGEDWRALPRDILDHLRLRFAHTARYNVLQKISYTVVIFGLGPLVLLTGLTMSPTMDAAVPGLLALFGGRQSARTIHFLCAFSFFGFFLIHIAMVILSGAWNNLRSMITGRYRVTEEDHG
- a CDS encoding potassium transporter Kup, producing MSEHIAVLPASATPAQPDKFKRNLVLTIGALGIVYGDIGTSPLYALRESALAAGRHVALADAIMGVTSLIVWALILVVTVKYVLLIMRADNDGEGGILALASLAHRCHRMSRKAKMAIAMAAIFGLALFVGDGILTPAISVLSAVEGLSVESKSFEPFVLPLSLFILIWLFLLQSRGTEQVGRLFGPIMVVWFLVLAALGLGSITKTPQILYALNPVYGLNLFVEEPWTAFVALGSIVLAVTGCETLYADMGHFGKGPIRFAWLCFVFPALVLTYFGQGAAILRDPANAPIAFYSVAPHWAHYPLVILATIATIIASQAVISGVYSITQQAVQLGQFPRMEIRHTSAHESGQIYVPRMNLYLCIGVVLVVLIFRTSNALAAAYGIAVTGVMGLSTVLVGIVAIKHWHWKPIFVLPVFGLLALIDFAFLASNALKIFDGGWLPLFMAFCVFAVMDTWRRGRKAQADRQRDHAIALSTFMTSVDRIPVRVQGTGVFLAPRQDSVPGQLLHNLKHNRMLHERVVLLTVQVCEVPTVTPEKRLDVEKLGKGFYAVQIRHGFFETPDIPKALLEARKFGLAIEPEMTSYFLGRYTIVEAEQPVLGRWRLWLYRWLAATALAPARYYHLPPNRVVELGAQVEL
- the uxaC gene encoding glucuronate isomerase, which translates into the protein MSKPLHLDPDRFFQADGVTGNIARRLFAEIENLPIISPHGHTDPSWFANDTPFEDATSLFLWPDHYVHRMLYSQGIKLTQLGMAPKGGTAEPDRRKAWKIFAEHYYLFRGTPSRTWLDHAFSTVFGIDVRLDGETADHYYDVIKEKLATPAFKPRALFKRFNIELLATTEGATDPLVHHQKIKKEWDGRVITTFRPDGVVNPDIDGFAKNMADLAEITHEDVATWKGYLAALRNRRQYFREMGGATATDHGHPTPITADLPEVECQRMLDRALKGALTPTEAEMFRGQMLTEMALMSIEDGMTMQIHPGSFRNHNAELFAGYGPDRGADIPMRASYVDNLKPLLDKVGNRSDLTILLFTLDESNYARELAPLAGHYPCLTLGPAWWFHDSPEGMIRFRRNCTETAGFYNTAGFNDDTRAFLSIPARHNVARRMDCVYLAELVATKRLPEEEAVEVAKALAYDLPKKAYHL